In Trichoderma atroviride chromosome 2, complete sequence, one DNA window encodes the following:
- a CDS encoding uncharacterized protein (EggNog:ENOG41), translating into MASLKVSNDAAGDAHVKPLPRPEMSDDPPRFIIIGAGARGIGYARGIDIASNGVVAAVADPDKYRRETLGKQHIWGSNGPGQGQMFSDWRDFVEYEQERRQRVANGEKDVPKGVDGAFVCVQDQMHREVVVGLAPLGIHIMCEKPLAPSLQDCLDIYKSLKPQLASNIFSIGHVLRYSPHNMMLRKLLVEDQIIGDINSVVHTEPVGWWHFTHSYVRGNWRNSKTSAPSLLAKCCHDIDLILWLLCSPEKAGEGEPHLPNYVSSTGGLQFFKKSRKPAAAGSATNCMTCPLGDSGCKYSAKNVYLSANCEGVGTGNTDWPMTTVVHDIEDFKTLDERKQAVIKVLEEDYDESTPEEVVSSRNWFGRCVFESDNNVCDDQFVTITWPESIKPAKRVTIQMVAQTKKQCDRFSYFYGEHGEIYTDSEKIIVQDFDTKETKVYTPHAEHKGHGGGDLGLTRQFVLACDRVKNHGWEAEKAQNEFVGCTLEEVIRSHAMVFAAEEAREKNIVVNWPQWWDKVTKE; encoded by the coding sequence atggcctcgCTCAAGGTCTCCAATGACGCCGCCGGCGATGCCCATGTGAAGCCTCTCCCACGGCCCGAAATGTCAGACGATCCTCCCcgcttcatcatcattggcgcCGGTGCTCGAGGAATTGGCTATGCGAGAGGCATTGACATCGCCAGCAACGGCGTAGTGGCCGCCGTGGCAGATCCGGACAAGTATCGACGAGAGACGCTCGGCAAGCAGCACATCTGGGGCAGCAACGGCCCCGGCCAAGGCCAGATGTTCTCAGACTGGCGAGACTTTGTCGAGTATGAGCAGGAGCGGCGCCAGAGAGTAGCCAATGGCGAAAAGGACGTCCCCAAGGGCGTCGACGGCGCTTTTGTCTGTGTCCAAGACCAGATGCACCGGGAGGTCGTTGTCGGCCTGGCTCCGCTGGGCATTCACATCATGTGCGAGAAGCCGCTTGCGCCGTCTCTGCAGGACTGTCTCGACATATACAAGTCTCTCAAGCCGCAGCTCGCATCCAACATCTTCTCCATTGGCCATGTGCTGCGATACAGCCCGCACAACATGATGCTGCGGAAGCTGCTGGTGGAAGACCAAATCATCGGCGACATCAACAGCGTCGTCCACACAGAGCCCGTTGGCTGGTGGCACTTTACGCACTCGTACGTGCGAGGAAACTGGAGAAACTCAAAGACTTCggcgccgtcgctgctggccaagtGCTGCCACGATATCGATCTGATCCTGTGGCTGCTCTGCTCCCCGGAAAAGGCCGGAGAGGGCGAGCCTCATCTCCCCAACTATGTATCGTCGACTGGCGGGTTGCAGTTTTTCAAAAAGAGCCGCAAGCCCGCCGCCGCGGGATCTGCTACAAACTGCATGACTTGCCCCCTCGGCGATTCTGGCTGCAAATATTCTGCCAAGAATGTATATCTCAGTGCCAACTGCGAGGGAGTTGGCACCGGCAACACAGATTGGCCAATGACCACCGTCGTGCACGACATTGAAGACTTTAAAACGCTCGACGAGCGCAAACAGGCCGTCATCAAGGTCCTCGAAGAAGACTATGACGAGTCAACCCCGGAAGAAGTGGTCAGCTCGCGCAACTGGTTCGGCCGCTGCGTCTTTGAGTCCGACAACAACGTGTGCGACGACCAGTTTGTCACCATTACATGGCCCGAGTCCATCAAGCCCGCCAAGCGCGTCACCATCCAGATGGTGGCCCAGACCAAGAAGCAATGCGACCGCTTCTCCTACTTTTACGGCGAGCACGGCGAAATCTACACCGATTCCGAAAAGATCATCGTGCAAGACTTTGACACCAAGGAGACAAAGGTCTACACGCCGCACGCGGAGCACAAGggccacggcggcggcgacttGGGCCTCACGAGACAGTTCGTCTTGGCGTGTGACCGGGTGAAGAATCACGGGTGGGAGGCTGAAAAGGCGCAGAATGAGTTTGTGGGGTGCACGCTCGAGGAGGTGATTCGCAGTCACGCAATGGTGTTTGCTGCGGAAGAGGCTCGCGAGAAGAACATTGTGGTAAACTGGCCCCAGTGGTGGGACAAGGTCACAAAGGAGTAG
- a CDS encoding uncharacterized protein (EggNog:ENOG41~SECRETED:SignalP(1-22)), whose product MRHNTATALVLALGAVISTATAANDNQPVPKSGLQQSWASPAKETVTSGSEIEQQVALGWSPKPTQPPKPLFGRMVVPRADGFTLGPETCGFVPGSDGNSITCISSGYTCTPEGGFVGCCQPNSACSLIKTTCIDYQASKTGACNLPSDFHTLCCGTATEPACYTWVISTSASSDKSVELYTAFGCSSTAGKGTLLTVDPGWLATHSFGPTTTVATTASTESSSPSAAPDSNGGKSSTPRGRHCGRHSRRCCGAWPRWPGRFSSLPPPQSSK is encoded by the exons ATGCGTCACAACACGGCGACGGCgctcgtcctcgccctcggggCCGTCATTtccaccgccaccgccgccaacgaTAACCAGCCAGTCCCCAAATCAGGCCTCCAGCAATCATGGGCCTCGCCCGCCAAAGAAACCGTCACCTCGGGCAGCGAGATTGAACAGCAGGTTGCCTTGGGATGGTCTCCGAAGCCGACGCAGCCACCCAAGCCCTTGTTCGGCAGGATGGTGGTGCCGCGAGCGGATGGTTTTACCCTGGGGCCGGAGACGTGTGGATTTGTGCCTGGCAGCGATGGCA ACTCTATTACCTGCATCTCTTCTGGATACACTTGCACGCCTGAAGGAGGCTTCGTCGGGTGCTGTCAGCCAAACAGCGCCTGCAGTCTGATTAAGACGACGTGTATCGACTACCAGGCCTCAAAAACCGGTGCCTGCAACCTCCCGTCCGATTTCCACACTCTCTGCTG CGGCACTGCAACGGAGCCGGCTTGTTACACTTGGGTCATTTCCACGTCCGCCTCGTCCGACAAGTCCGTTGAGCTGTACACCGCTTTCGGATGCTCCTCCACGGCTGGCAAGGGCACGCTCCTGACTGTCGACCCAGGCTGGTTGGCAACGCACAGCTTCGGCCCCACGACCACGGTAGCTACAACCGCATCGACCGAGTCCTCGAGTCCTTCAGCCGCTCCTGATTCCAACGGCGGCAAAAGCAGCACCCCCCGTGGGCGCCATTGCGGGAGGCACAGTCGGAGGTGTTGCGGCGCTTGGCCTCGTTGGCCTGGtcgcttttcttctctaccGCCACCGCAATCCTCGAAATAA
- a CDS encoding uncharacterized protein (EggNog:ENOG41) translates to MASFSSPRTSSTILSEGPTIHTWTITTANSNNMGSLYDVIRRCNKFEERQGTAMWEFVILDNSTPVGYMLPQHVAEMKWDNTSFKVSKSRRKIHLDPAIESGDDVVNICRREFIKLCEKNANNLNGCLKKWLKKSSDFHPIRGLDAELAGLVIPSAARGIFGIVTTGVHMNMFTIRGGGIYVWVSRRSQNVTYAGKLDQLVAGAMDPEDNMDPLVTLQREAMEEAGLAVDIHTKMVTWRGIYVGRAAGGSLISFYDQKDHIAGSEEGHIEPGIRYTYDLEVSPGFVPYPEEPESIDGFVLKPVEEVKRDLKNAEWKPNCGLVMLDFLLRKGVIREEDDVKFGMLRRGLYRNLPLRIE, encoded by the coding sequence ATGGCATCCTTTTCCAGCCCTCGAACATCCTCAACAATACTTTCAGAAGGTCCCACAATCCATACGTGGACAATAACCACCGCCAATTCAAACAACATGGGCTCTCTGTATGATGTTATCCGTCGATGTAACAAATTTGAAGAGAGGCAAGGTACAGCAATGTGGGAGTTTGTCATTCTAGACAACTCAACTCCTGTTGGATACATGCTGCCTCAACACGTTGCCGAGATGAAGTGGGACAATACGAGCTTCAAAGTCTCCAAGTCTAGGCGCAAGATTCATCTGGACCCTGCTATCGAGTCAGGCGACGACGTTGTCAACATATGCCGCCGCGAATTTATAAAGTTGTGCGAAAAGAATGCCAACAATCTCAATGGCTGTTTGAAGAAGTGGCTCAAGAAGAGCTCAGATTTCCATCCCATTCGTGGTCTTGATGCCGAATTGGCCGGCTTGGTCATCCCCTCGGCTGCTAGAGGAATCTTTGGTATCGTTACGACGGGAGTTCACATGAACATGTTCACCATAAGAGGAGGCGGCATCTATGTGTGGGTTTCGCGACGCTCTCAAAATGTCACATATGCCGGAAAGCTTGACCAGCTTGTTGCTGGAGCGATGGATCCGGAAGACAACATGGACCCTCTGGTGACGCTGCAACGTGAAGCTATGGAAGAGGCAGGGCTTGCTGTTGACATTCACACGAAAATGGTTACTTGGAGGGGTATCTATGTCGGCAGAGCCGCTGGCGGGTCTCTGATTTCATTCTATGATCAGAAAGACCACATTGCCGGCAGTGAGGAGGGCCACATTGAGCCTGGTATCCGATACACCTATGACCTCGAAGTCAGCCCTGGGTTTGTCCCGTACCCAGAGGAGCCAGAGTCGATTGATGGGTTTGTACTGAAGCCCGTGGAGGAGGTGAAGCGTGACTTGAAGAATGCAGAGTGGAAGCCCAACTGTGGACTCGTGATGCTGGATTTCTTGCTTCGGAAGGGTGTGATTagggaggaggatgacgtAAAGTTTGGAATGCTTAGACGCGGCCTTTACAGGAACCTGCCACTTCGGATTGAGTAA
- a CDS encoding uncharacterized protein (EggNog:ENOG41): protein MEPLLSLLYSSKSAHMEPTYTPTSYMMSSPSLPPELLLLIVDAVMPPNPHLLFPASNSTTRTLLALTKVSRATHAQATRLLRKRCMFVDSSRRLADVLLCMPRLVPSLPPVLSLRHISELYIAPFRDTLDDLPTAQWVRELFCEVSGTLRRLVVQMPFASLHAMDDHLSVRQTLREGFEKLHRLEEFTCLEEYPMAAFSTDETNVWRWWPELKRMVLFGAPLDDPRLWSDIAALPRLEHVVLARPMHLDAVNIKAEYFQKLPADDVRRTRDIKIVLMDLAYELGTVRTERWQEIDPEEDMTVEAFEVPLSFYMDDSPLEVVSQWARRSALDGSIWNLDGERVDPEEVVVGENK from the coding sequence ATGGAACCGCTTCTATCTCTTCTCTACTCCTCCAAGTCAGCACACATGGAACCGACTTACACGCCCACGTCCTACATGATGTCATCGCCTTCGCTGCCACCagagctgcttctcctcattGTCGACGCCGTGATGCCGCCAAACCCGCATCTGCTCTTCCCCGCATCAAACTCCACGACCAGGACGCTCTTGGCGTTGACCAAGGTATCGCGGGCGACACACGCGCAGGCCACGCGGCTGCTGCGGAAGCGCTGCATGTTTGTCGACTCGAGCCGTCGGCTGGCAGATGTGCTGCTGTGCATGCCACGTTTAGTGCCCAGCCTGCCGCCGGTCCTGTCGCTGCGGCACATCTCGGAGCTGTACATTGCGCCGTTTAGAGACACTCTGGATGACTTGCCAACGGCCCAGTGGGTGCGGGAGCTCTTCTGCGAGGTGTCGGGCacgctgcggcggctggtGGTGCAGATGCCGTTTGCGAGCCTGCATGCAATGGACGACCACCTGAGCGTGCGGCAGACGCTGAGGGAGGGGTTTGAGAAGCTGCACAGGCTGGAGGAGTTTACATGCCTGGAGGAATATCCCATGGCGGCGTTTTCGACCGATGAAACAAATGtctggcggtggtggccgGAGCTCAAGCGCATGGTGTTGTTCGGTGCCCCTCTTGACGATCCCCGGCTTTGGAGTGACATTGCTGCGCTGCCGAGGTTGGAGCATGTGGTGTTGGCACGGCCGATGCACTTGGATGCAGTGAATATCAAGGCCGAATACTTCCAGAAACTGCCAGCTGATGATGTGAGGCGGACGAGGGACATCAAGATTGTGCTCATGGATTTGGCGTATGAGCTCGGCACGGTGAGGACGGAAAGATGGCAGGAGATTGACCCGGAAGAGGATATGACGGTGGAAGCGTTCGAGGTGCCATTGTCGTTTTACATGGATGACTCGCCGCTTGAGGTGGTGTCGCAGTGGGCGAGAAGGTCGGCGCTGGATGGGAGTATATGGAACTTGGATGGGGAGAGAGTCGACCCGGAAGAGGTGGTGGTTGGAGAAAACAAGTGA
- a CDS encoding uncharacterized protein (EggNog:ENOG41): MEVTLPVEDAGATVDAHLLKGCCLEAERSDSVWLRLEGLFQALPEANRRQLRSLIDEIRTTSLILRELADLSQVHQDRVPLVLDPLNTILPCLSRSLRDIVTHYEDRNLTKVNRWRTMFHEMTNEAGGLQLPQRFVVYNHYLTAIRNLLSRSPDFDLKMMEAFRLQIMNLREARGIPPPPIQAGPVVHYRTIAPIGKDTSVHWAEQVFSTPLPSRSPMKGGLPSESFGPHRPWGHLTIPINSKVLFRRPIDDDKISLIAYSDGRDGSPLPPASNILHGWTMTWEELILMYCTFLALKSRNALTVQLATKEYALKGERKLFQAAILDDGFKHSLVIYEDRHTGGRRIHVAVYEGELRQCPVWTAFVTHQSSSPTWLKRVSRKRVRLADVQLYVFSQQYRQQTQRKGTGGSFELQFYSEEAAQSFSDLFYVPQKSNTSRPITPRPYTPRIASRPTTPGRA, from the exons ATGGAGGTAACCCTGCCAGTCGAGGATGCGGGGGCCACGGTTGATGCCCATCTTCTAAAGGGATGCTGCTTGGAAGCAGAGAGATCAGACAGCGTCTGGCTGCGCCTCGAAGGCCTCTTCCAAGCTCTGCCAGAGGCCAATCGTCGGCAGTTGCGGTCGCTTATCGACGAGATCAGGACCACTAGCTTGATTCTGCGAGAGCTGGCTGACCTGTCCCAAGTCCACCAGGACCGCGTGCCACTGGTGCTGGATCCTCTTAATACCATCTTGCCATGCCTGTCACGATCTCTGCGGGACATTGTAACGCACTATGAGGACCGGAACCTGACCAAAGTAAACCGCTGGCGGACCATGTTTCACGAAATGACCAATGAGGCGGGCGGTCTACAGCTTCCTCAACGATTCGTCGTGTATAATCATTATCTGACTGCCATCCGGAACCTATTATCCAG ATCGCCCGATTTCGATCTCAAAATGATGGAAGCGTTCCGCCTGCAAATTATGAATCTGCGAGAAGCAAGAGGAATTC CTCCGCCTCCAATACAAGCTGGCCCTGTAGTCCACTACAGGACCATAGCTCCCATAGGAAAAGATACC TCCGTACATTGGGCTGAACAAGTCTTTTCTACACCTTTGCCCTCTCGGTCACCTATGAAGGGCGGGCTGCC ATCCGAATCCTTTGGACCGCATCGACCGTGGGGTCACTTGACTATTCCCATCAACTCAAAGGTCCTCTTTCGACG GCCCATCGACGATGATAAAATCTCCCTCATCGCCTACTCTGATGGGCGGGATGGCTCCCCCTTACCTCCTGCTTCGAACATTTTACATGGGTGGACCATG ACCTGGGAAG AGTTGATTCTCATGTACTGCACGTTCCTGGCCCTCAAGTCTCGCAACGCCTTGACAGTGCAGCTGGCGACCAAAGAATACGCTCTCAAGGGCGAACGCAAACTCTTCCAAGC TGCTATTCTAGACGATGGCTTCAAGCATTCACTCGTCATATATGAAGACCGGCACACTGGAGGCCGCCGTATCCACGTCGCCGTTTATGAAGGCGAGCTGCGCCAATGCCCCGTCTGGACAGCCTTTG TAACGCatcaatcttcatctcccacCTGGCTCAAACGAGTCAGCCGGAAGAGAGTCCGCCTGGCCGACGTTCAGCTATACGTCTTCAGCCAGCAATACAGGCAACAAACACAACGAAAAGGCACCGGAGGATCATTCGAACTTCAATTTTACAGCGAAGAAG CCGCTCAAAGCTTCAGTGATCTATTCTACGTCCCCCAAAAGTCCAATACATCCCGGCCCATCACGCCCAGGCCGTATACACCGAGAATTGCGTCCCGGCCAACCACGCCAGGAAGAGCTTAA
- a CDS encoding uncharacterized protein (TransMembrane:1 (o51-77i)), whose product MSFRNAPPNHIPATTNSLHRVKTERALGSGKHGRLNNVADNSAAFPSPKQLLLFSLLLFHYYRILLTNALFGLLFFLSHLSTRYHHDFNITGTVLFLSYN is encoded by the coding sequence ATGTCTTTCCGCAATGCACCTCCCAATCACATCCCAGCCACGACCAACTCACTTCATCGTGTCAAGACAGAAAGAGCgctcggcagcggcaagcaCGGTAGACTCAACAATGTCGCGGATAACTCGGCAGCCTTTCCCTCGCCTAAACAACTTTTgttattttctcttcttctcttccactaCTACCGGATTCTCTTGACCAACGCTCTTTTTGgactacttttttttctcagtcATCTTTCCACTCGTTACCACCACGACTTCAACATTACTGGCACGGTATTGTTTCTTTCCTACAACTAA
- a CDS encoding uncharacterized protein (BUSCO:EOG092D46DE), giving the protein MPGSESNLDDALVWIDCEMTGLNPDTEEIIEIYCILTTASLDIIDAEGYHAVVHWPASRLDQMDEWCTNTHGKSGLTAAVIASETTPQQAADGLYRYITTFLPKPRTALLAGNSVHADRAFLRKGPYGKVMEHLHYRILDVSAIKEAARRWSPPQVLSRAPAKKGSHKARDDILESIEEARYYREAIFARR; this is encoded by the exons ATGCCGGGATCCGAGTCCAATCTGGACGATGCCCTGGTCTGGATCGACTGCGAG ATGACCGGCTTGAACCCCGATACCGAGGAGATTATTGAAATCTACTGCATTCTCACTACGGCAAGCCTCGACATCATCGACGCCGAGGGCTACCATGCCGTCGTCCACTGGCCGGCCTCTCGTCTGGACCAGATGGACGAGTGGTGCACCAACACCCACGGCAAATCAGGCCTGACGGCCGCCGTGATAGCTTCAGAGACGACTCCGCAGCAGGCCGCCGACGGTCTCTACCGCTACATCACAACGTTCCTCCCCAAGCCTCGCACCGCGCTGCTGGCCGGCAACAGCGTGCACGCCGACAGGGCCTTTCTGCGAAAAGGTCCGTACGGCAAAGTGATGGAGCACCTGCACTACCGCATCCTGGACGTTAGTGCCATCAAGGAGGCTGCTCGGCGGTGGAGCCCGCCACAGGTTCTCTCGCGGGCGCCGGCCAAGAAGGGGAGCCACAAGGCCAGGGACGACATCTTGGAGAGCATTGAGGAGGCGAGATATTACAGGGAGGCTATATTTGCCCGCCGGTGA
- a CDS encoding uncharacterized protein (EggNog:ENOG41): protein MPKAASGKRGAKDTKKRAKKDPNAPKRGLSAYMFFANEQRENVREENPGISFGQVGKLLGERWKALNDKQRAPYEAKAAADKKRYEDEKQAYNADQEDESS from the exons ATGCCCAAGGCTGCATCTGGAAAGCGCGGTGCCAAGGACACCAAGAAGCGCGCCAAGAAGG ACCCCAACGCTCCCAAGCGTGGTCTCTCTGCTTACATGTTCTTCGCCAACGAGCAGCGTGAGAACGTCCGTGAGGAGAACCCCGGCATCTCATTCGGTCAGGTCGGCAAGCTGCTCGGTGAGCGATGGAAGGCCCTGAACGACAAGCAGCGTGCCCCCTAtgaggccaaggctgccgccgACAAGAAGCGCTACGAGGATGAGAAGCAGGCTTACAAC GCTGACCAGGAGGACGAGTCATCGTAA
- a CDS encoding uncharacterized protein (EggNog:ENOG41), whose protein sequence is MIGPARLCHRQPTIRRRLHSLQSPCPHQPCDDHLQLTSSAATMFAARQRAVCAARQLQRTCRTYASEAHGHHSSAPVSESFGKGSVLTLGALLGTILVFQFRPQESETWNGVLAKYRSKAEDWEAINSLHTKAAEQAGYDRNLFENASTKRAFVDVAYPEAFTSHAQRNIQAGHLPNIDHVVEHYRQQHLKVEEKKATKLAAAKKDE, encoded by the exons ATGATTGGCCCAGCCCGATTATGTCATCGGCAACCCACCATCCGGCGACGACTTCACTCGCTTCAATCTCCATGCCCGCATCAGCCTTGCGACGACCACCTCCAATTGacctccagcgccgccacAATGTTCGCCGCACGACAGAGGGCAGTTTGCGCCGCCCGCCAGCTGCAGCGGACATGCCGAACCTACGCCTCCGAGGCCCACGGCCACCACTCGTCTGCGCCCGTTAGCGAGTCCTTCGGG AAAGGATCCGTGCTTACACTCGGCGCGTTGCTGGGCACCATTCTCGTCTTCCAGTTCCGCCCTCAGGAGAGCGAGACCTGGAACGGCGTGCTCGCAAAGTACCGATCAAAGGCCGAGGACTGGGAGGCCATCAACTCTCTGCACACAAAGGCCGCGGAGCAGGCTGGCTACGACAGAAATCTGTTTGAGAACGCATCAACCAAGCGCGCATTTGTCGATGTCGCATACCCCGA GGCCTTCACATCCCATGCTCAGCGAAACATCCAGGCCGGTCACCTCCCCAACATTGACCACGTCGTAGAGCATTACCGACAACAGCACTTGaaggtggaagagaagaaggcgaccAAGCTGGCCGCTGCAAAGAAGGATGAGTAA
- a CDS encoding uncharacterized protein (EggNog:ENOG41) encodes MRHSSPTRLSSLGEIEPAEPQRKSGENGHEGDSSKSPETPTIVLVNSPSGRPESNTLKTTTSAPAPVQGHARFPSRHDADKIQGVSIKDTFKRRRCGVFANRYFEKGENIIVERPVFSCSRQLTAKGGDKWPIAEEWCKQPEAIQLKLQKRFRKLRSVPIGKKKLGWYWREKIKRFFLEYAFVNPQKTEAHIYPVGSHMNHACTSCANAEQWTESGPPDRILVRLVKPVRANEEVLINYNNQVGASLGCAKCGPHGLRGRLGDIRRSISRLISRPV; translated from the exons ATGCGTCACTCCAGCCCAACCCGTCTCAGCTCCCTTGGCGAAATTGAACCAGCGGAACCACAGAGAAAAAGTGGTGAGAACG GCCATGAAGGGGACTCTTCCAAGTCTCCTGAGACGCCGACAATCGTCCTGGTGAACTCTCCAAGCGGGAGACCAGAGTCAAATACGCTCAAAACTACTACgtcggctccagctccagtgCAAGGGCACGCGCGTTTTCCTTCTCGCCACGACGCCGACAAAATTCAGGGTGTCAGCATCAAGGACACGTTTAAACGGCGCCGCTGCGGCGTTTTTGCGAATAGGTACTTTGAAAAGGGTGAAAATATCATCGTTGAGCGTCCCGTATTCTCGTGCAGCCGTCAGCTTACGGCAAAAGGGGGGGACAAATGGCCAATTGCAGAAGAATGGTGCAAGCAGCCAGAGGCGATCCAACTGAAACTTCAGAAACGTTTTCGCAAGCTGCGGTCGGTACCAAtaggcaagaagaagctcggGTGGtattggagagagaagatcaAGAGATTCTTTTTGGAATACGCATTCGTGAATCCCCAGAAGACAGAAGCGCACATCTATCCCGTGGGATCCCACATGAACCACGCATGCACATCCTGCGCCAACGCCGAGCAATGGACGGAATCTGGACCCCCGGACCGCATTCTTGTCAGGCTTGTCAAGCCCGTGCGAGCAAACGAGGAAGTCCTCATAAACTACAATAACCAGGTAGGAGCTTCGTTGGGTTGCGCCAAATGCGGTCCGCATGGCCTGAGGGGCCGGCTCGGAGATATTCGTAGAAGCATTTCTCGGCTGATTTCTCGACCTGTCTAA
- a CDS encoding uncharacterized protein (EggNog:ENOG41) produces the protein MSEVDEPMTGADGGESRLPLSEDETRVLELYDKLQELRLEIAIINAQQAGRNYDDGGNITEAQDALLTARARYRLRNDAIESVMMANPILKAVHNGTQASPIERDLFPYVQERDETSISVAQHADSVAKLRDDLTAVQVQSIRVCRQNMDLTSELFALAEQAKQKKAVRVDDPRVQQEIEKLTREVKTSRQRWRVMKGVASGVVAGSGVDWAKDEDLRNIVLDPEDED, from the exons ATGAGTGAAGTCGACGAGCCCATGACCGGTGCAGACGGCGGTGAATCCCGTCTGCCCCTTTCCGAGGACGAAACGAGAGTGCTGGAGCTGTATGACAAGCTCCAAGAGCTGAGGCTTGAAATCGCCATAATCAACGCGCAGCAAGCCG GTAGAAACTATGATGATGGGGGCAACATCACAGAGGCACAGGATGCGCTTCTCACAGCAAGGGCTAGATATAGGCTACGCAACGATGCCATCGAGTCGGTAATGATGGCCAACCCGATCCTCAAGGCAGTCCACAACGGCACACAGGCATCACCAATAGAGCG GGATCTATTCCCATACGTGCAGGAAAGAGACGAGACGTCCATATCCGTAGCCCAGCACGCAGACAGCGTGGCAAAGCTCCGCGACGACCTGACCGCCGTCCAGGTGCAGAGCATACGCGTATGTCGCCAGAACATGGACCTCACCAGCGAGCTCTTCGCGCTGGCAGAGCAGGCCAAGCAGAAAAAGGCCGTCCGCGTCGACGACCCCCGGGTCCAgcaggagattgagaagctgaCGAGAGAAGTCAAGACGAGCAGGCAGCGGTGGAGGGTCATGAAGGGCGTGGCCAGCGGCGTCGTTGCGGGCAGCGGCGTCGATTGGGCAAAGGATGAGGATTTGCGCAACATTGTCCTGGATCCTGAGGATGAGGACTGA
- a CDS encoding uncharacterized protein (EggNog:ENOG41), producing MQQQGYYPQQFQGQYPPQQQQYNYNYPAQTASTSPVHTTPSPGVFKEGEAVATELPTTSPLGAETNRAELGGGH from the coding sequence atgcagcagcaaggctacTACCCGCAGCAGTTTCAGGGACAGTAtcctcctcagcagcagcagtataaTTACAATTACCCGGCGCAGACGGCGAGCACATCTCCGGTGCATACGACTCCTTCTCCGGGTGTTttcaaggagggcgaggcgGTTGCAACCGAGCTGCCCACGACGAGTCCCCTTGGGGCAGAGACGAACAGGGCAGAGCTGGGTGGTGGTCATTAG
- a CDS encoding 40S ribosomal protein uS19 (BUSCO:EOG092D4GXA): protein MADSEYNAEEAAELKKRRAFRKFSYRGIDLDNLLDLSSDQLRDVVHARARRRINRGLKRRPMGLIKKLRKAKQEAKPNEKPDLVKTHLRDMIVVPEMIGSVIGIYSGKEFNQVEIKPEMVGHYLGEFSISYKPVKHGRPGIGATHSSRFIPLK, encoded by the exons ATGGCTGATTCTGAATAC AACGCCGAGGAGGCCGCcgagctcaagaagagaagagcgttCCGCAAGTTCTCTTACCGAGGAATCGACCTTGACAA CCTCCTCGACCTCTCCTCTGACCAGCTCCGAGATGTCGTCCACGCCCGTGCCCGCAGAAGGATCAACCGCGGTCTGAAGCGCCGCCCCATGGGcctcatcaagaagctccgAAAGGCCAAGCAGGAGGCCAAGCCCAACGAGAAGCCCGACCTTGTCAAGACTCACCTCCGAGACATGATTGTCGTCCCCGAGATGATTGGAAGCGTCATTGGTATCTACTCCGGCAAGGAGTTCAACCAGGTCGAGATCAAGCCTGAGATGGTTGGCCACTACCTGGGTGAATTCTCTATCTCATA CAAGCCTGTCAAGCACGGCCGACCTGGTATCGGTGCCACTCACTCTTCTCGTTTCATTCCCCTCAAATAA